From a region of the Actinomadura luzonensis genome:
- a CDS encoding RrF2 family transcriptional regulator — protein sequence MRVSARTDYALRAVSELAAAPPGPVPAERIAAAQNIPRRFLDNILLQLRRAGLIHSLRGPEGGYWLARPPEEITLADVVLVVEGKPEYQERGGYPGVAKPLAEVWTALREHEERLLAEITFAQIVER from the coding sequence ATGCGCGTCTCCGCGAGAACCGACTACGCGCTGCGGGCGGTCAGCGAGCTGGCCGCCGCACCGCCCGGACCGGTTCCGGCCGAACGCATCGCCGCGGCGCAGAACATCCCGCGGAGGTTCCTCGACAACATCCTGCTCCAGCTCCGGCGGGCCGGGCTGATCCACAGCCTGCGCGGCCCCGAGGGCGGCTACTGGCTGGCCCGGCCGCCCGAGGAGATCACGCTGGCCGACGTCGTGCTCGTCGTCGAGGGCAAGCCGGAGTACCAGGAACGCGGCGGCTATCCCGGCGTGGCCAAGCCGCTGGCGGAGGTGTGGACGGCCCTGCGCGAGCACGAGGAGCGCCTGCTCGCCGAGATCACCTTCGCCCAGATCGTCGAGCGCTGA
- a CDS encoding LCP family protein: protein MDKQRGFGLGASIALTLASAVLWGVAHLAAERRRAGLALMAAYILMLAAILVVFTAFSTRLLSLAVQPRWMIGLTVGLVVIALAWTGVIIWSFLLVRPPRADAVGRVLSTSLVIALCALVLGPTVYAARLAYVSRDVVDSLFPSGGGAPVLAQDPWNDADRVNFLLLGADAAPGRPGVRTDSMTVASVDVHTGATTLFGLPRNLQRVQLPEGPARARFPSGFTGEGPETPGLLNEVFQYAEDHPDLVPGVERGRRGAELLKQTVGDILGLPVSYYAMVDMKGFAEIIDAMGGVEVTVKEPIVYGRYREGLLPAGTRKLTGQQALWFGRSRTDSDDYVRMGRQKCLLNAVAKQADPMTVLNSFERLAAATKRAISTDLPQDLLPALVELSQKVKENKIHSLSFVPPLISTVDPDWSLIRRKVADALDERRTARSARNATPQQSPEDPVNLDAACR from the coding sequence ATGGATAAACAGCGGGGATTCGGCCTCGGCGCCAGCATCGCGTTGACGCTGGCCTCGGCCGTGTTGTGGGGTGTGGCGCACCTGGCCGCCGAGCGGCGGCGGGCCGGGCTCGCGCTGATGGCGGCGTACATCCTCATGCTGGCCGCGATCCTCGTCGTGTTCACCGCCTTCAGCACGCGCCTGCTCTCGCTCGCGGTGCAGCCCCGCTGGATGATCGGGCTGACCGTCGGCCTGGTGGTGATCGCGCTGGCCTGGACCGGGGTGATCATCTGGTCGTTCCTGCTGGTCCGGCCGCCGCGCGCGGACGCCGTCGGCCGCGTGCTCAGCACCTCGCTGGTCATCGCCCTGTGCGCGCTCGTCCTCGGGCCGACGGTCTACGCCGCCCGGCTCGCCTACGTCTCGCGCGACGTCGTGGACAGCCTGTTCCCGTCCGGGGGCGGCGCCCCGGTCCTCGCCCAGGACCCGTGGAACGACGCCGACCGGGTCAACTTCCTGCTGCTCGGCGCGGACGCCGCGCCCGGCAGGCCCGGCGTGCGCACCGACAGCATGACCGTGGCCAGCGTGGACGTGCACACCGGCGCGACCACGCTGTTCGGCCTGCCGCGCAACCTCCAGCGCGTGCAGCTCCCCGAGGGCCCGGCGCGGGCCCGCTTCCCCTCCGGCTTCACGGGCGAGGGCCCGGAGACCCCGGGCCTGCTCAACGAGGTCTTCCAGTACGCCGAGGACCACCCCGACCTGGTGCCCGGCGTCGAGCGCGGCCGACGCGGCGCCGAGCTGCTGAAGCAGACCGTCGGCGACATCCTCGGCCTCCCGGTGAGCTACTACGCGATGGTCGACATGAAGGGCTTCGCCGAGATCATCGACGCCATGGGCGGCGTCGAGGTCACCGTCAAGGAGCCCATCGTGTACGGCCGCTACCGCGAGGGCCTGCTGCCCGCCGGCACCCGCAAGCTGACCGGCCAGCAGGCGTTGTGGTTCGGCCGCTCGCGCACCGACAGCGACGACTACGTCCGGATGGGCCGCCAGAAGTGCCTGCTCAACGCCGTCGCCAAGCAGGCCGACCCGATGACCGTGCTCAACAGCTTCGAGCGCCTGGCGGCCGCCACCAAGCGGGCCATCTCCACCGACCTGCCGCAGGACCTGCTGCCGGCCCTGGTGGAGCTGTCGCAGAAGGTGAAGGAGAACAAGATCCACAGCCTCAGCTTCGTCCCGCCGCTGATCAGCACGGTCGATCCGGACTGGTCGCTGATCCGGCGCAAGGTGGCCGACGCGCTGGACGAGCGCCGCACGGCCCGCTCGGCCAGGAACGCCACGCCGCAGCAGAGCCCGGAGGATCCGGTCAACCTCGACGCGGCCTGCCGGTAA
- a CDS encoding serine hydrolase domain-containing protein gives MDMSMAERVEAVLRDGRAPGFHGLVVMRGGEPVLERYGAGQDRRLGEALGHVTFDRDTLHDVRSVSKSVVALLYGVALGDGLVPEPGAGLLAQFPHYPDLAADPGRAHLTIEHALTMTLGLDWNEDAPYTSPANSEIAMELAPDRYRYVLERPVAEEAGKRWRYCGGATALLGGIIARGVGRPLEEYAAEALFGPLGITSFAWTKGGDGVVSAAAGLRLRPVDLAAVGQLVLDGGRGIVPADWLGETLRSRVPIDGSFTYGYHWYVVTGERRRVLGIGNGGQLLAVVPGEELVVAVTGGNYDGDANGSWALLAAVLGD, from the coding sequence ATGGACATGAGCATGGCGGAGCGGGTCGAGGCGGTGCTGCGGGACGGGCGCGCGCCCGGCTTCCACGGACTGGTGGTGATGCGGGGTGGGGAGCCGGTGCTGGAGCGGTACGGGGCCGGCCAGGACCGGCGGCTGGGCGAGGCGCTCGGGCACGTCACGTTCGACCGGGACACGCTGCACGACGTGCGGTCGGTCAGCAAGAGCGTGGTGGCGCTGCTGTACGGCGTCGCGCTCGGCGACGGGCTGGTGCCGGAGCCCGGGGCCGGCCTGCTGGCGCAGTTCCCGCACTATCCGGACCTGGCGGCCGACCCCGGCCGGGCCCACCTGACGATCGAGCACGCGCTGACCATGACGCTCGGCCTCGACTGGAACGAGGACGCCCCCTATACCAGCCCCGCCAACAGCGAGATCGCCATGGAGCTGGCCCCCGACCGCTACCGGTACGTGCTGGAGCGCCCGGTCGCCGAGGAGGCGGGCAAGCGCTGGCGCTACTGCGGCGGCGCGACCGCGCTGCTCGGCGGCATCATCGCGAGGGGCGTGGGCCGGCCGCTGGAGGAGTACGCGGCCGAGGCGTTGTTCGGGCCGCTCGGCATCACGTCCTTCGCGTGGACGAAGGGGGGCGACGGGGTCGTCTCGGCCGCCGCCGGGCTGCGGCTGCGGCCGGTGGACCTGGCCGCCGTCGGGCAGCTCGTGCTCGACGGCGGGCGCGGGATCGTGCCGGCGGACTGGCTGGGGGAGACGCTGCGCTCGCGGGTGCCGATCGACGGCTCCTTCACCTACGGCTACCACTGGTACGTCGTCACCGGGGAACGCCGCCGCGTCCTCGGCATCGGCAACGGCGGGCAGCTGCTCGCCGTGGTGCCCGGCGAGGAGCTGGTGGTGGCGGTGACCGGCGGGAACTACGACGGCGACGCGAACGGCTCGTGGGCGCTCCTGGCGGCCGTCCTAGGGGACTAG
- a CDS encoding SCO5389 family protein: MSLTVPNDLLDQARAGDVDDAAFVACVRDSLPYAWSLISELVKQREHSGADFADNQVPPPSEEARGQLLRCLASDSMRGALERHFGVRLAFQNCHRVAVFDPSATAALADFVTPRAQILNQKPELVDC; this comes from the coding sequence ATGTCGCTGACCGTTCCGAACGATCTGCTCGACCAGGCCAGGGCCGGTGACGTCGACGACGCCGCCTTCGTCGCGTGCGTGCGCGACTCCCTGCCCTACGCGTGGTCGCTGATCAGCGAGCTGGTCAAGCAGCGTGAGCACAGCGGGGCCGACTTCGCCGACAACCAGGTGCCGCCGCCGTCCGAGGAGGCCCGCGGCCAGCTCCTGCGCTGCCTGGCGAGCGACTCGATGCGCGGCGCGCTGGAGCGTCACTTCGGGGTGCGGCTGGCCTTCCAGAACTGCCACCGGGTCGCCGTCTTCGACCCGTCGGCGACGGCCGCCCTGGCCGACTTCGTCACCCCGAGGGCACAGATCCTCAACCAGAAACCGGAGCTGGTGGACTGCTGA
- a CDS encoding ABC transporter ATP-binding protein, whose amino-acid sequence MTTTTTQLDGGTAVRLETVSKTYGHGRNALLALDQVSLEVGPGEFVCLLGASGCGKSTLLSLVAGLDRPSTGQISTNGHKVAMMFQDPALFPWLTVGANVELAFRAGGVPKAERRARAAEFLELVHLGGFGGKRPHELSGGMRQRVALARALAQSSSSEGSAVLLMDEPFGALDAMTRDLLHDELERIWRERSLSVLFVTHNVREAVRLGDRVVLLSSRPGRVVEEFPVELARPRRTDSAEVATLAARITDRLKEEVARHGR is encoded by the coding sequence ATGACCACCACCACCACGCAGCTCGACGGCGGGACCGCGGTCCGCCTGGAGACCGTCTCGAAGACCTACGGCCACGGCAGGAACGCGCTGCTCGCGCTGGACCAGGTGTCGCTGGAGGTGGGGCCCGGCGAGTTCGTCTGCCTGCTCGGGGCCTCCGGCTGCGGCAAGAGCACGCTGCTGTCGCTGGTCGCCGGCCTCGACCGGCCGAGCACGGGACAGATCTCCACCAACGGCCACAAGGTCGCGATGATGTTCCAGGACCCGGCGTTGTTCCCGTGGCTGACCGTCGGGGCCAACGTCGAGCTGGCCTTCCGCGCCGGCGGCGTGCCCAAGGCCGAGCGCAGGGCCAGGGCGGCGGAGTTCCTGGAGCTGGTGCACCTGGGCGGGTTCGGCGGCAAGCGCCCGCACGAGCTGTCCGGCGGCATGCGCCAGCGGGTGGCGCTGGCCCGCGCGCTCGCCCAGTCGTCGTCCTCGGAGGGCTCGGCGGTGCTGCTCATGGACGAGCCGTTCGGCGCGCTCGACGCGATGACCCGCGACCTGCTGCACGACGAGCTGGAGCGCATCTGGCGCGAGCGGTCGCTGTCGGTGTTGTTCGTCACTCACAACGTGCGCGAGGCCGTCCGGCTCGGCGACCGGGTCGTGCTGCTGAGCAGCCGGCCCGGACGGGTCGTGGAGGAGTTCCCCGTCGAGCTGGCGCGGCCCCGCCGCACCGACTCGGCCGAGGTCGCCACGCTCGCCGCGAGGATCACCGACCGGCTGAAGGAGGAGGTCGCGCGGCATGGCCGTTGA
- a CDS encoding ABC transporter substrate-binding protein, translated as MNARRVLAALALMALTAGTAACGNDAAGSADAGADQVRLGFFPNITHATALVGVEKGFYQKELGVPVRTSTFNAGPAAIEAVFSGAIDATYVGPNPAINAWQKSKGQAIKIIAGAASGGVALVVKPEIKSVEDLRGKKIATPQLGNTQDVALRYWLRSKGLNTDTKGGGDVHIVPQENAQTLQTFATGDIDGAWVPEPFASRLVLESGGKVLQDERELWPGKQFVITHLIVRQEWAKAHPDLVKKLLKAHVAANKFINDDPDGAAQVANAAIEKLTKKPLKPEVLASAFKNITFTNDPIASSLTASAKHAEEVGLLEPVDLTGIYDLKPLNEVLAAEGQAAVSDR; from the coding sequence ATGAACGCTCGCCGGGTGCTGGCCGCATTGGCGCTGATGGCACTCACCGCCGGGACGGCCGCCTGCGGGAACGACGCCGCCGGCAGCGCCGACGCGGGCGCCGACCAGGTGCGCCTCGGCTTCTTCCCGAACATCACCCACGCCACCGCCCTGGTGGGGGTCGAGAAGGGCTTCTACCAGAAGGAGCTGGGCGTCCCGGTCAGGACCAGCACGTTCAACGCCGGCCCCGCCGCCATCGAGGCGGTCTTCTCCGGCGCCATCGACGCCACCTACGTCGGCCCGAACCCGGCCATCAACGCCTGGCAGAAGTCCAAGGGCCAGGCCATCAAGATCATCGCAGGGGCCGCGTCCGGCGGCGTCGCCCTGGTCGTCAAGCCGGAGATCAAGAGCGTCGAGGACCTCCGGGGCAAGAAGATCGCCACCCCGCAGCTCGGCAACACCCAGGACGTCGCGCTCCGCTACTGGCTGCGCAGCAAGGGCCTCAACACCGACACCAAGGGCGGCGGCGACGTGCACATCGTGCCGCAGGAGAACGCGCAGACGCTCCAGACCTTCGCCACCGGCGACATCGACGGCGCCTGGGTGCCCGAGCCGTTCGCCAGCCGGCTGGTCCTCGAGAGCGGCGGCAAGGTGCTCCAGGACGAGCGTGAGCTGTGGCCGGGCAAGCAGTTCGTGATCACCCACCTGATCGTCCGGCAGGAGTGGGCCAAGGCCCACCCCGACCTGGTCAAGAAGCTGCTCAAGGCGCACGTCGCGGCCAACAAGTTCATCAACGACGACCCGGACGGCGCCGCCCAGGTCGCCAACGCCGCGATCGAGAAGCTGACCAAGAAGCCGCTCAAGCCCGAGGTGCTGGCGAGCGCCTTCAAGAACATCACCTTCACGAACGACCCGATCGCCTCCTCGCTGACCGCCAGCGCCAAGCACGCCGAGGAGGTCGGCCTGCTCGAGCCGGTGGACCTCACCGGCATCTACGACCTCAAGCCGCTCAACGAGGTCCTGGCCGCCGAGGGCCAGGCGGCCGTCTCGGACAGATGA
- a CDS encoding MFS transporter, which produces MSDVETGTVTTKVPARLDRLPWSRWHWMIVIGLGTVWILDGLEVTIVGNLSAQLAKPGSGIDITQAQVAGLAAALYVAGACAGALFFGWLTDRFGRKKLFLITLLVYLAATLMTAFSFSAWWFFLFRFMTGFGIGGEYAAINSAIDELIPSKHRGRIDIIINGSYWLGAAGGALLTVPLLNDLPVNIGWRVAFGLGVVLGLAILLVRRHVPESPRWLFIHGRGKEAEGIVDDVERQIGGDLPEPERSMTIHTRRSIGFLRIAHTMVALYPKRTVLGLSLFIGQAFLYNAITFGYAQILSTFFKIDTHTGYYFAVIAAGNFLGPLLLGHLFDTVGRVPMISATYIGSGVLLLGTAWLFNQGMLTAVTLTACWCVVLFVASAGASSAYLTVSEIFPMETRAMAIAFFFAIGTAAGGIAGPLVFSSLVESGVPGDTALAFSIGGLVMIVGGLVEVFLGVKAERRGLEDIAEPLSAAGARAAA; this is translated from the coding sequence ATGAGCGACGTGGAAACCGGCACCGTCACCACCAAGGTGCCCGCGCGGCTGGACCGGCTTCCCTGGTCCCGCTGGCACTGGATGATCGTCATCGGCCTCGGCACCGTCTGGATCCTCGACGGGCTGGAGGTCACCATCGTCGGCAACCTGTCCGCCCAGCTCGCCAAGCCGGGCAGCGGGATCGACATCACGCAGGCCCAGGTCGCGGGCCTGGCCGCCGCGCTCTACGTCGCGGGGGCCTGCGCCGGGGCGCTGTTCTTCGGCTGGCTGACCGACCGCTTCGGCCGCAAGAAGCTGTTCCTCATCACGCTGCTGGTCTACCTGGCGGCGACGCTGATGACGGCCTTCTCCTTCAGCGCGTGGTGGTTCTTCCTGTTCAGGTTCATGACCGGTTTCGGCATCGGCGGCGAGTACGCGGCCATCAACTCGGCGATCGACGAGCTGATCCCGAGCAAGCACCGGGGCCGCATCGACATCATCATCAACGGCAGCTACTGGCTCGGCGCGGCCGGCGGCGCGCTGCTGACCGTGCCGCTGCTCAACGACCTGCCGGTCAACATCGGCTGGCGGGTGGCGTTCGGGCTGGGCGTGGTGCTGGGCCTGGCCATCCTGCTGGTCCGGCGGCACGTGCCGGAGAGCCCGCGCTGGTTGTTCATCCACGGCCGCGGCAAGGAGGCCGAGGGGATCGTCGACGACGTCGAGCGGCAGATCGGCGGCGACCTGCCCGAGCCGGAGCGCTCGATGACCATCCACACGCGCAGGTCGATCGGCTTCCTGCGGATCGCGCACACGATGGTCGCGCTCTACCCCAAGCGCACGGTGCTGGGCCTGTCGCTGTTCATCGGGCAGGCGTTCCTCTACAACGCCATCACCTTCGGGTACGCGCAGATCCTGTCCACGTTCTTCAAGATCGACACGCACACGGGCTACTACTTCGCGGTCATCGCGGCCGGCAACTTCCTCGGCCCGCTGCTGCTCGGCCACCTCTTCGACACCGTCGGCCGGGTGCCGATGATCTCGGCCACCTACATCGGCTCCGGGGTGCTGCTGCTCGGCACGGCCTGGCTGTTCAACCAGGGCATGCTGACCGCGGTGACGCTGACCGCCTGCTGGTGCGTGGTGCTGTTCGTGGCCTCGGCGGGGGCGAGCTCGGCCTACCTGACGGTGAGCGAGATCTTCCCGATGGAGACCAGGGCCATGGCCATCGCGTTCTTCTTCGCGATCGGCACCGCCGCCGGCGGCATCGCCGGCCCGCTGGTCTTCTCCTCGCTGGTCGAGAGCGGGGTGCCGGGTGACACGGCGCTCGCGTTCAGCATCGGCGGGCTGGTGATGATCGTCGGCGGCCTGGTCGAGGTGTTCCTCGGGGTCAAGGCCGAGCGGAGGGGGCTTGAGGATATCGCCGAGCCGCTGTCCGCTGCCGGGGCACGGGCCGCCGCATGA
- a CDS encoding class I SAM-dependent methyltransferase, whose protein sequence is MRKRHGSYGFDAPWALAGLLFGAVVLVALAVVSFALDIVAAGIAFLFGGLYTLASAASYLYTTRRGKFAVWAGELRRLEGHERLLDLGCGRGAVLLMAAEHLPKGRATGVDLWRAKDQSGNAEAVTRANAAAEGVADRVELVTGDLRDLPFGDAAFDVVVSSMAIHNIADAEGRAQAVREAHRVLRPGGLLLVADFRHTPDYEELLRGLGVVDVRRRDAGWRFWYGGPWFATWLLEARKPA, encoded by the coding sequence GTGCGCAAACGACACGGCAGCTACGGCTTCGACGCGCCGTGGGCCCTGGCGGGTCTGCTCTTCGGAGCGGTCGTGCTGGTGGCCCTCGCAGTGGTCTCGTTCGCCCTCGACATCGTGGCGGCGGGCATCGCCTTCCTCTTCGGCGGGCTCTACACGCTGGCCAGCGCGGCCAGCTACCTCTACACGACCCGGCGCGGCAAGTTCGCCGTCTGGGCCGGCGAGCTGCGGCGGCTGGAGGGCCACGAGCGCCTGCTCGACCTCGGCTGCGGGCGCGGCGCGGTGCTGCTCATGGCCGCGGAGCACCTGCCGAAGGGCCGCGCCACCGGCGTCGACCTGTGGCGCGCGAAGGACCAGTCGGGCAACGCCGAGGCGGTGACCCGGGCCAACGCCGCGGCCGAGGGCGTCGCCGACCGGGTGGAGCTGGTCACCGGCGACCTGCGCGACCTGCCCTTCGGCGACGCCGCGTTCGACGTGGTCGTCTCCAGCATGGCGATCCACAACATCGCCGACGCCGAGGGGCGGGCCCAGGCCGTGCGCGAGGCGCACCGGGTGCTGCGGCCCGGCGGGCTCCTGCTCGTCGCCGACTTCCGCCACACCCCCGACTACGAGGAGCTCTTACGCGGGCTCGGCGTCGTGGACGTGCGCCGCCGCGACGCCGGCTGGCGCTTCTGGTACGGCGGCCCCTGGTTCGCCACATGGCTGTTGGAAGCCAGGAAACCCGCGTAG
- a CDS encoding ABC transporter permease has product MAVDTQHAQRLAGLDALELGGERRAGFAARAWARTWPMLTAVALVLVAWQLVVMSGRWPEYVFAGPVETFQAMAKRFGEADFYRAIATTMRRAFTGFALAVLVGLLVGAAVSRVKVLRAAFGALITGLQTMPSIAWFPFAILLFGLTESAITFVVILGAAPSIANGLITGVDYTPPLLLRAGHVLGFRRLSLYRHVILPASLPSFLAGLKQGWAFAWRSLMAGELLVIIAYQSSLGEQLAYAREVSDSPGLIGTMIVILAIGIVIDLLFEAADGALRRRWGLDQA; this is encoded by the coding sequence ATGGCCGTTGACACGCAGCACGCCCAGCGGCTCGCCGGGCTGGACGCGCTGGAGCTGGGCGGCGAGCGGCGGGCCGGGTTCGCGGCGCGGGCGTGGGCGCGCACCTGGCCGATGCTGACGGCGGTCGCGCTGGTGCTGGTGGCCTGGCAGCTCGTCGTGATGAGCGGGCGCTGGCCCGAGTACGTCTTCGCCGGGCCGGTGGAGACGTTCCAGGCCATGGCCAAGCGGTTCGGCGAGGCCGACTTCTACCGGGCGATCGCCACGACCATGCGGCGGGCGTTCACCGGGTTCGCGCTCGCGGTGCTGGTCGGGCTGCTGGTCGGCGCGGCGGTGTCGCGGGTGAAGGTGCTGCGGGCGGCGTTCGGGGCGCTCATCACCGGGCTGCAGACGATGCCGTCGATCGCCTGGTTCCCGTTCGCGATCCTGCTGTTCGGGCTGACCGAGAGCGCGATCACGTTCGTGGTGATCCTGGGGGCGGCGCCGTCCATCGCCAACGGGCTGATCACCGGCGTGGACTACACGCCGCCGCTGCTGCTGCGGGCCGGGCACGTGCTCGGGTTCCGGCGGCTGAGCCTCTACCGGCACGTCATCCTGCCGGCGTCGCTGCCGTCGTTCCTCGCGGGGCTGAAGCAGGGATGGGCCTTCGCCTGGCGCTCGCTCATGGCGGGCGAGCTGCTGGTGATCATCGCCTACCAGTCCTCGCTGGGCGAGCAGCTCGCCTACGCCCGCGAGGTGTCGGACTCGCCGGGCCTGATCGGCACCATGATCGTGATCTTGGCCATCGGCATCGTCATCGACCTGCTCTTCGAGGCGGCCGACGGCGCGCTGCGCCGCCGCTGGGGTCTCGACCAGGCGTGA
- a CDS encoding flavoprotein, protein MTASPPPPAGKVLYVIVCAAFAASDAGRLVAAAQDLGWIVQVVATPAALDFIDVPALEARTGRPVRSRYRKPSEPKPPRADAMIVAPATYNTVNKFAQGIADTYALGVLAEAPGLGIPVVVLPFVNAALAARLPFRRAVADLLADGVRVLPPADAADPDPWRPALKELGPPPAGVESHTV, encoded by the coding sequence GTGACCGCATCCCCACCCCCGCCCGCCGGGAAGGTCCTGTACGTCATCGTGTGCGCCGCCTTCGCGGCCTCGGACGCCGGCCGCCTCGTCGCCGCGGCCCAGGACCTCGGCTGGATCGTGCAGGTCGTCGCCACCCCGGCCGCGCTGGACTTCATCGACGTCCCGGCCCTGGAGGCCCGCACCGGGCGGCCGGTCCGCAGCCGCTACCGCAAGCCGTCGGAGCCGAAGCCGCCGCGGGCCGACGCCATGATCGTGGCGCCGGCGACGTACAACACGGTCAACAAGTTCGCGCAGGGGATCGCGGACACGTACGCGCTGGGGGTGCTGGCCGAGGCGCCGGGGCTCGGCATCCCGGTCGTCGTGCTGCCCTTCGTCAACGCGGCGCTGGCCGCCCGGCTGCCGTTCCGGCGCGCGGTCGCCGACCTGCTCGCCGACGGCGTCCGCGTCCTGCCCCCGGCCGACGCCGCCGACCCCGACCCCTGGAGACCCGCGCTGAAGGAGCTGGGCCCGCCACCAGCGGGAGTTGAGTCTCACACGGTGTGA
- a CDS encoding quinone oxidoreductase family protein produces the protein MRAVVLTETGGPEQLKAQDVPRPVPGPGQLLIRAHAAGVGYAETQIRAGTLPFPLPLPAVLGAEAVGEVVETGDGVAPELLGTVRVGVTGGLGAYAEYVLMPAALTCPVPEGVPPLDALALAAPGAIALALLHRAGLRGGESVLVEAATSSVGTQLVRHAKEFGAARVIATAGSAAKRERAAGLGADLVLDHGSADWPDELPGDVDVVFDSIGGASARAVLDHLTPGSGRLLSYGLLSGEPAAVTAADLIDRGLTLIGCGGPGWAAQVFGTHYPEMLERLADGRSRAFVERTLPLEAAAEAHRLVEGRTLTGRVLLVP, from the coding sequence ATGCGCGCTGTCGTCCTGACCGAGACCGGCGGCCCCGAGCAGCTCAAGGCCCAGGACGTGCCGCGGCCCGTCCCCGGCCCCGGGCAGCTCCTCATCCGCGCCCACGCCGCCGGCGTCGGCTACGCCGAGACGCAGATCCGGGCCGGCACGCTGCCCTTCCCGCTGCCGCTGCCCGCCGTGCTCGGCGCCGAGGCGGTCGGCGAGGTCGTGGAGACCGGCGACGGCGTCGCCCCCGAGCTGCTGGGCACCGTCCGCGTCGGCGTGACCGGCGGGCTGGGCGCCTACGCGGAGTACGTCCTCATGCCGGCCGCCCTGACCTGCCCCGTCCCCGAGGGCGTGCCCCCGCTGGACGCGCTCGCCCTGGCCGCGCCCGGCGCGATCGCGCTCGCCCTGCTGCACCGCGCCGGGCTGCGCGGCGGGGAGAGCGTGCTGGTGGAGGCCGCGACCAGCTCGGTCGGCACCCAGCTCGTCCGGCACGCCAAGGAGTTCGGCGCGGCCAGGGTGATCGCCACCGCCGGCTCGGCCGCCAAGCGGGAGCGCGCCGCCGGGCTGGGCGCCGACCTCGTCCTCGACCACGGCTCGGCGGACTGGCCCGATGAGCTGCCCGGCGACGTGGACGTGGTCTTCGACTCCATCGGCGGCGCGTCGGCCCGCGCGGTGCTCGACCATCTGACGCCCGGCTCGGGACGCCTGCTCTCCTACGGCCTGCTCAGCGGCGAGCCGGCCGCCGTCACCGCCGCCGACCTGATCGACCGCGGCCTCACCCTCATCGGCTGCGGCGGCCCCGGCTGGGCCGCGCAGGTGTTCGGCACGCACTACCCCGAGATGCTGGAGCGCCTGGCGGACGGCCGGAGCCGGGCCTTCGTCGAGCGCACGCTCCCGCTGGAGGCGGCGGCCGAGGCCCACCGCCTGGTGGAGGGCCGCACGCTCACCGGCCGCGTCCTGCTAGTCCCCTAG
- a CDS encoding ATP-binding protein produces the protein MRVAFVGKGGSGKTTMSALFARHLASQGAPVVAVDADINQHLALVLGLDRQPEPLGAHLTEIKDRLRGDNPRIPSAAAMVKTTPPGRGSRLLSFDDLAADPYGLTTPDGLRLLATGPFSEDDLGVSCYHSKVGAVELLLNHLVDGPGEYVVVDMTAGADSFASGLFTRFDLTFLVAEPTRQGVSVYRQYREYAAKYDVALAVVGNKVHGPSDVAFLREQAGGDLLTWMEHSAAVRAMEQGRHFTLDDLEPANADALSLLRKTLDEREKDWERFGRQTVEFHLRNALAWANERTGLDLAGQVDPGFVYGPR, from the coding sequence GTGAGAGTGGCCTTCGTCGGCAAGGGCGGCAGCGGCAAGACGACGATGTCGGCGCTGTTCGCCAGACACCTGGCGAGCCAGGGCGCACCGGTGGTCGCCGTGGACGCCGACATCAACCAGCACCTGGCCCTCGTCCTCGGCCTCGACCGGCAGCCCGAGCCGCTCGGCGCCCACCTCACCGAGATCAAGGACCGCCTGCGCGGCGACAACCCGCGCATCCCGTCCGCGGCGGCCATGGTCAAGACCACCCCGCCGGGGCGCGGCTCCCGGCTGCTGAGCTTCGACGACCTCGCCGCCGACCCGTACGGGCTGACCACTCCCGACGGCCTCCGCCTGCTGGCCACCGGCCCCTTCAGCGAGGACGACCTCGGCGTCTCCTGCTACCACTCCAAGGTCGGCGCGGTCGAGCTGCTGCTCAACCACCTCGTGGACGGCCCGGGCGAGTACGTCGTCGTGGACATGACCGCCGGCGCCGACTCCTTCGCCTCCGGCCTGTTCACCCGCTTCGACCTGACCTTCCTCGTCGCCGAGCCCACCCGCCAGGGCGTCAGCGTCTACCGCCAGTACCGCGAGTACGCCGCGAAGTACGACGTGGCCCTCGCCGTGGTCGGCAACAAGGTGCACGGCCCGTCCGACGTCGCGTTCCTGCGCGAGCAGGCGGGCGGCGACCTGCTCACCTGGATGGAGCACTCCGCCGCCGTGCGCGCGATGGAGCAGGGCCGCCACTTCACCCTCGACGACCTGGAGCCGGCCAACGCCGACGCGCTCAGCCTGCTGCGCAAGACGCTCGACGAGCGGGAGAAGGACTGGGAGCGCTTCGGCCGCCAGACGGTCGAGTTCCACCTGCGCAACGCCCTCGCGTGGGCGAACGAGCGCACCGGCCTCGACCTGGCCGGACAGGTCGATCCGGGCTTCGTCTATGGCCCGCGATGA